One genomic region from Gossypium hirsutum isolate 1008001.06 chromosome D13, Gossypium_hirsutum_v2.1, whole genome shotgun sequence encodes:
- the LOC121224933 gene encoding uncharacterized protein → MGTEIPRNAETKRGFRKEFVRKPKGKVELKDRVIVLEGSLRKYQNRNSAIELKASLSKIEEMKQIIEELEMTLQNCENRIKHLEANENRNKEQLHYFQNQVRSRDHIMEEAVDMDQRMERLEQSQKEMQEQLQKQMNEQQKMIDKMMESQGSMMAQLTQWFNKGIDKGKGSVLNVEEGDNEGPVYPPDFTPQQVEIYPRKSSVTIRPQQF, encoded by the exons ATGGGAACAGAAATTCCAAGAAATGCAGAGACGAAACGAggctttagaaaagagtttgtcagaaagccaaaAGGAAAAGTCGAGTTAAAGGATAGGGTGATCGTGTTGGAAGGATCTCTTCGTAAATATCAAAATCGAAATTCTGCAAtagagttgaaagcaagcttgagcaagattgagGAAATGAAGCAAATAATCGAAGAGCTAGAAATGACGTTGCAAAATTGTGAAAATCGTATCAAGCACTTGGAAGCAAATGAAAATCGTAATAAGGAACAGCTACACTACTTTCAGAACCAAGTTAGGAGCAGAGatcatattatggaggaagctgtg GACATGGATCAAAGAATGGAAAGGCTAGAACAGTCCCAAAAGGAAATGCAGGAGCAGCTTCAAAAGCAAATGAATGAGCAGCAaaaaatgatagacaaaatgatggaatctcaagggagtatgatggctcagtTAACTCAATGGTTCAATAAGGGAATTGATAAAGGAAAAGGCTCTGTGCTCAatgttgaagaaggagacaatgagGGACCTGTCTATCCTCCAGACTTTACCCCTCAGCAAGTTGAGATATACCCGCGTAAATCCTCTGTTACCATTAGGCCTCAGCAATTTTAG
- the LOC107919390 gene encoding uncharacterized protein: MSFRELYQNLFNAHVVSPYHLKPLQPPYPKWYDGNAQCDYHAGVVGHSIEYCTAFKKLVKRLISMGVVKVDDSSSTENPLPNHNENAVNMIGGNMGRKIKEDTAEVKIPLRWIWKNMVERGLLVLDSERSFEEVENYCEFHHEEGHEIQECIEFKALVQGLMDNKEMKFYEEAKEEGSICTSESTKVPRVTQPVVIISQPRNDEVRAPVMPRIIIKKPATFSYQDSRKVPWNYECNTTVLGMETTKDQDESADPEHVKGRAIIVEQEGKIAKLVLSINEPVKEEEAVEFLKFLKHSEYIVVEQLHKKLARIFVLTLLLNSEVHRSALMRMLNETYVANDISVSKLDRLVNNISADNFIFFNDDEIPPRGVGSTKALHITAQCKGHILPGVLINNGLALNVLPLFTLNRLPINSLHMKTCQNMVRAFDGTERKVMGRIEIPLLIGPTVYEVDFIVMDIKPSYNFLSGRPWIDSAGAVLSSLHQKLKLVSEGRLMTINAEEDIIAAVSNEMPYMETNDESIECSFRSLEFVNVAFTPEGSKILVSKLSKTTEMGLQLLVGKGALPGKGLGRYLQGRIEVSVLKGKQDHFGLG; this comes from the coding sequence ATGTCGTTTAGGGAACTGTatcagaatctattcaatgcacacgTGGTTTCCCCTTACCACTTGAAACCTTTGCAGCCTCCGTACCCTAAGTGGTATGATGGAAACGCACAATGCGATTATCACGCAGGAGTCGTGGGGCATTCCATAGAATATTGTACAGCGTTCAAGAAGCTGGTAAAAAGACTCATAAGCATGGGTGTTGTTAAAGTAGATGATTCGTCCAGTAcagagaatccgttacctaatcacaaTGAAAATGCAGTAAACATGATAGGAGGTAACATGggaagaaaaatcaaagaagataCCGCAGAAGTGAAGATCCCTTTGAGATGGATCTGGAAGAATATGGTAGAAAGAGGGTTGCTTGTATTGGATTCAGAAAGAAGCTTTGAAGAGGTGGAAAACtattgtgagttccatcatgAGGAGGGACATGAGATTCAAGAATGCATAGAATTCAAAGCCTTGGTTCAAGgcctgatggataacaaggaaatGAAGTTTTATGAAGAAGCTAAGGAGGAGGGGAGTATTTGTACATCCGAATCCACAAAGGTTCCAAGAGTAACTCAGCCTGTGGTCATCATCTCACAACCAAGGAATGATGAAGTGAGAGCGCCAGTAATGCCAAGaatcataataaagaaacctgCAACCTTTTCTTACCAAGATAGTAGGAAGGTTCCGTGGAACTATGAGTGCAATACAACTGTCCTTGGAATGGAGACTACAAAGGATCAGGATGAGAGTGCCGATCCAGAACATGTGAAAGGAAGGGCCATAATAGTGGAACAAGAGGGGAAAATAGCTAAGCTTGTGTTGTCTATCAACGAGCCAGTGAAGGAGGAAGAAGCCGTGGAATTCCTTAAATTCTTGAAGCACAGCGAGTACATTGTTGTCGAGCAGTTGCATAAAAAATTGGCTCGCATATTTGTACTAACCTTGCTCTTGAATTCAGAAGTACACAGAAGTGCGTTGATGAGGAtgctaaatgagacctatgtGGCCAATGATATTTCTGTCAGCAAGTTAGATCGGTTGGTCAATAATATCAGTGCTGAtaacttcatattcttcaatgatgatgaaatacctcctAGGGGCGTGGGATCTACTAAGGCTTTGCATATCACTGCACAATGCAAGGGGCATATTTTGCCAGGAGTGTTGATTAATAATGGATTAGCTTTGAACGTGTTGCCATTATTCACACTCAACAGGCTTCCCATAAATAGTTTGCAcatgaaaacatgccaaaatatggtAAGGGCGTTTGACGGTACAGAAagaaaggtcatgggaagaattgagatacCCCTACTGATTGGCCCAACAGTTTATGAGGTAGATTTTATTGTGATGGATATCAAACCTTCCTACAATTTTTTATCAGGAAGACCATGGATAGATTCGGCGGGGGCAGTACtgtcatcattacatcagaagctGAAGTTAGTGTCAGAAGGTCGGCTAATGACAATCAACGCCGAAGAGGATATAATAGCAGCTGTATCCAATGAGATGCCGTACATGGAGACTAATGATGAGTCAATAGAATGctcatttcgatctttggagtttgtaaacGTGGCATTTACTCCTGAAGGAAGCAAAATTTTGGTGTCTAAATTATCCAAAACCACAGAAATGGGTTTGCAGCTATTGGTAGGAAAAGGAGCTTTACCTGGAAAAGGGCTGGGGAGATATCTTCAAGGGAGGATTGAGGTGTCAGTACTGAAAGGGAAGCAAGATCACTTTGGCTTAGGATAG